The following coding sequences are from one Streptomyces sp. NBC_01232 window:
- a CDS encoding maleylpyruvate isomerase family mycothiol-dependent enzyme, giving the protein MTTTLEFPALLQLIDERSTAFRAAVASAPSLDAQVPTCPEWTLFDLAQHIGEGRRDWAATIAAGPASAKSAAEGSPAVPREREALLAWLAESTEQLLDALRKAGPDRGCWAWWETLQSPHTSGAVARHQLQQMAVHTYDAQITVGAPQPLPEEVALDGVDEFLSTCVTTTSAWPHKPAVIDFHASEGRSWRLSLSADGARSARLPEPGTVPATSAGQDPDAAAAYFSARGTASELVFILYNRIPIDSLELDGDRGVFEQLRTWDPSE; this is encoded by the coding sequence GTGACAACGACACTTGAGTTCCCCGCTCTGCTGCAACTGATCGACGAACGGTCGACTGCCTTCCGCGCCGCGGTCGCCTCCGCGCCCAGCCTCGACGCACAGGTTCCGACCTGCCCCGAGTGGACGCTGTTCGATCTGGCGCAGCACATCGGCGAGGGGCGCCGCGACTGGGCAGCCACCATCGCAGCAGGGCCTGCTTCGGCGAAGTCCGCAGCGGAGGGCTCCCCGGCTGTGCCTAGGGAGCGCGAGGCTTTGCTGGCCTGGTTGGCGGAGTCCACGGAGCAACTGCTGGACGCATTGCGGAAGGCCGGCCCGGATCGCGGTTGCTGGGCGTGGTGGGAGACGTTGCAGTCGCCGCACACCTCCGGAGCCGTGGCCCGGCACCAGCTCCAGCAGATGGCGGTGCACACGTACGACGCCCAGATCACCGTAGGTGCCCCGCAGCCGCTGCCGGAGGAGGTGGCGCTCGACGGTGTCGACGAGTTCCTGTCCACCTGCGTCACCACGACAAGTGCCTGGCCTCACAAGCCCGCTGTCATCGACTTCCACGCCTCCGAGGGCCGCTCCTGGCGCCTCTCGCTCTCCGCCGACGGCGCACGTAGCGCCCGGCTCCCCGAGCCCGGCACCGTGCCGGCCACCTCTGCCGGCCAGGACCCGGACGCGGCCGCCGCTTACTTCTCCGCTCGGGGCACGGCCAGCGAGCTGGTCTTCATCCTGTACAACCGCATCCCGATCGACTCCCTGGAGCTCGACGGCGACCGAGGTGTCTTCGAGCAGCTCAGGACCTGGGACCCGAGTGAGTAG
- a CDS encoding GlxA family transcriptional regulator — protein sequence MHTVAVLALDGVIPFDLSTPIEVFTRTRLPGGRPAYRVRVCAAAEEVDAGAFSLRAPWPLAELAEADTIIVPGTADPTAPVPQEVLDALSQAAARGTRIASVCVGAFVLASTGLLDGLRATTHWSAADLLAALHPAVEVDPGVLYVDNGQLLTSAGAAAGLDLCLHMIRCDLGSAVAADAARLSVMPLERDGGQAQFIVHEQPPAPRGSVLEPLMRWMEDNARRELALDDLARQSGMSVRTLNRRFREQTGTSPLQWLHRARIRQAQHLLETTAHPVERIAAQVGFGSPTAFRERFKRLTGTSPRAYRRTFQTQKSL from the coding sequence ATGCATACCGTGGCCGTTCTCGCCCTGGACGGCGTGATCCCGTTCGACCTGTCGACCCCCATCGAGGTGTTCACGCGTACCCGGCTTCCCGGCGGCCGCCCGGCCTATCGGGTCCGTGTCTGTGCGGCCGCCGAGGAGGTCGACGCGGGGGCTTTCTCCCTGCGCGCGCCGTGGCCGCTGGCCGAGCTGGCCGAGGCGGACACGATCATCGTGCCGGGCACGGCCGATCCCACGGCGCCGGTGCCTCAGGAGGTGCTCGACGCGCTGAGCCAGGCCGCCGCGCGCGGGACCAGGATCGCCTCCGTCTGCGTGGGCGCGTTCGTACTGGCCTCGACGGGCCTGCTGGACGGCCTGCGCGCCACCACGCACTGGTCGGCCGCGGATCTCCTGGCCGCGCTCCATCCGGCGGTCGAGGTGGACCCCGGGGTGCTGTACGTGGACAACGGACAGCTGCTCACCTCCGCAGGGGCCGCAGCGGGGCTGGACCTGTGTCTGCACATGATCCGGTGCGACCTCGGCTCGGCGGTGGCCGCGGACGCCGCCCGACTGTCGGTCATGCCGCTGGAACGCGACGGCGGGCAGGCCCAGTTCATCGTCCACGAGCAGCCGCCGGCCCCTCGCGGGTCGGTACTGGAACCACTCATGCGCTGGATGGAGGACAACGCCCGGCGCGAGCTCGCCCTGGACGACCTCGCCCGGCAGAGCGGCATGAGCGTCCGGACCCTGAACCGGCGCTTCCGCGAACAGACGGGCACGTCACCGCTTCAGTGGCTGCACCGGGCCCGGATCCGCCAGGCGCAGCATCTGCTGGAGACCACCGCGCACCCCGTCGAACGGATCGCCGCGCAGGTCGGTTTCGGCTCTCCCACGGCGTTCCGGGAACGCTTCAAACGCCTCACCGGCACCAGCCCGCGTGCCTACCGGCGTACCTTCCAGACGCAGAAGTCGCTCTGA
- a CDS encoding DJ-1/PfpI family protein, whose product MLCQIVLFDGFDPMDVIGPYEVLHAGSVAAPGDLRVELVSAEGPRDVPSGAGLISLRATARLDPQHADLVVVPGAVGPLGALSDPDAPVNADSIPALLGRSLETGLPALLKEALERPGLTVATVCGGSLVLAMAGLIEGRHATTHHLGRDLLDATGAVAVDARVVDDGDLVTGAGVTSGLDLGLYLLERELGPRIAHAVEQLFAFERRGTVWRAAGPVPAAF is encoded by the coding sequence ATGCTGTGTCAGATCGTGCTGTTCGACGGCTTCGACCCCATGGACGTCATCGGCCCGTACGAGGTCCTCCACGCGGGTTCCGTCGCGGCGCCGGGGGATCTACGCGTGGAGCTGGTCTCCGCGGAGGGCCCGCGCGACGTACCCAGCGGCGCGGGGCTGATCTCGCTGCGCGCCACCGCCCGGCTCGACCCGCAGCACGCGGACCTGGTCGTCGTACCGGGCGCAGTCGGCCCGCTGGGCGCGCTGTCCGATCCGGACGCCCCGGTGAACGCCGACTCCATCCCGGCCCTGCTCGGCCGCTCGTTGGAGACCGGCCTGCCCGCGCTCCTGAAGGAAGCCCTGGAACGGCCGGGGCTGACCGTCGCCACCGTCTGCGGCGGCTCCCTGGTGCTCGCGATGGCCGGGTTGATCGAGGGCCGCCACGCGACCACCCACCACCTCGGACGGGACCTGCTCGACGCCACGGGCGCCGTGGCGGTCGACGCCCGCGTCGTGGACGACGGCGACCTCGTGACGGGTGCGGGCGTCACGTCCGGCCTCGACCTGGGCCTGTACCTGCTGGAGCGCGAGCTCGGCCCACGGATCGCGCACGCCGTGGAGCAGCTCTTCGCGTTCGAGCGCCGCGGCACCGTCTGGCGCGCCGCAGGCCCGGTTCCCGCAGCCTTCTGA
- a CDS encoding NAD(P)/FAD-dependent oxidoreductase: MTTNSAYVIVGAGLGGAKAAQTLREEGYDGPLVLIGAEQERPYERPPLSKGYLLGTQEREAVYVHPQQWYSEHDVDLRLGATATALDTAARRVTLADGRRVEYSRLLLTTGSSPRRLPVPGADLDGVLYLRRLADSDRLKAAFRPGATVVVIGAGWIGLETAAAARAAGCEVVVLESAELPLLRVLGREVAQVFADLHRDHGVDLRFGVQITAITGDDGTADGIRLGDGTRIAADTVVVGVGITPNTGLAEDAGLTVDNGIVTDEHLRTSVPDVYAAGDVANAHHPFLGRRIRVEHWANALNQPQAAARAMLGREDAYDRLPYFFTDQYDLGMEYTGYVEPGGYDRVVFRGSTATREFIAFWLSGGRVLAGMNVNVWDVTEPIQALIRSRAAIDPARLADPQVPLESLLPR; this comes from the coding sequence ATGACCACGAACAGCGCCTACGTCATCGTCGGAGCAGGACTGGGCGGGGCGAAAGCCGCGCAGACCCTGCGCGAGGAGGGTTACGACGGCCCTCTCGTCCTCATCGGAGCGGAACAGGAACGTCCTTACGAGCGTCCGCCGCTGTCCAAGGGCTATCTGCTGGGAACCCAGGAGCGCGAGGCGGTCTACGTCCATCCGCAGCAGTGGTACTCCGAGCACGACGTCGACCTGCGCCTGGGGGCGACGGCCACGGCCCTCGACACCGCGGCCCGCCGGGTGACGCTCGCCGACGGCAGGCGGGTCGAATACAGCAGGCTGCTGCTGACCACCGGATCCTCACCTCGCCGGCTGCCCGTTCCCGGCGCCGACCTGGACGGGGTCCTGTACCTGAGGCGGCTCGCGGACAGCGACCGGCTCAAGGCGGCGTTCCGGCCCGGCGCCACGGTCGTCGTCATCGGCGCGGGCTGGATCGGCCTGGAAACCGCTGCCGCCGCCCGTGCGGCGGGTTGCGAGGTGGTGGTGCTGGAGAGCGCGGAGCTGCCGTTGCTGCGCGTACTCGGCCGTGAGGTCGCCCAGGTCTTCGCCGACCTGCACCGGGACCACGGCGTGGACCTCCGGTTCGGCGTACAGATCACCGCGATCACCGGCGACGACGGCACCGCCGACGGGATCCGGCTGGGCGACGGCACCCGTATCGCCGCGGACACCGTCGTCGTCGGCGTCGGCATCACCCCCAACACCGGCCTGGCCGAGGATGCGGGACTGACCGTCGACAACGGCATCGTCACCGACGAGCACCTGCGCACCTCCGTACCCGACGTCTACGCGGCGGGCGACGTGGCCAACGCCCACCACCCCTTCCTGGGGCGCCGGATCCGTGTCGAGCACTGGGCCAACGCCCTCAACCAGCCGCAGGCCGCGGCCCGGGCCATGCTGGGCCGGGAGGACGCCTACGACCGGCTGCCGTACTTCTTCACCGACCAGTACGACCTGGGCATGGAGTACACCGGCTACGTGGAGCCGGGCGGCTACGACCGGGTCGTCTTCCGCGGCAGCACCGCGACCCGCGAGTTCATCGCGTTCTGGCTGTCCGGGGGCCGCGTCCTTGCCGGTATGAACGTCAACGTCTGGGACGTCACCGAGCCGATCCAGGCCCTGATCCGCTCCCGCGCGGCCATCGACCCGGCGCGCCTCGCCGACCCGCAGGTGCCGCTGGAGTCGCTGCTGCCCCGCTGA
- a CDS encoding HPP family protein produces MNRDSVLPRRTTTGPELPATEQGNERGDGPGNGKGDGQGHGRGRGRGRGQRKSVRPTAVAALHSVSGFTAALLGLVAIGAMIHEPVLIPSLAASAAVLHSTPTLPTAQPRSVIVGHLLGAAAGYAALALSHSSPWTAALAGGATLAATTLARSPHSPACATSVIVVLQTPAPARFVPLLLGATTVLTLAGMAASRVRRGAPRYPVYWW; encoded by the coding sequence GTGAACCGTGATTCCGTCCTGCCCCGCCGGACGACCACCGGCCCTGAGCTGCCTGCGACAGAGCAGGGGAATGAGCGTGGGGACGGGCCCGGGAACGGCAAGGGTGACGGGCAAGGGCATGGGCGTGGCCGCGGGCGCGGGCGCGGGCAGCGGAAATCCGTCCGGCCGACCGCGGTCGCAGCCCTGCACAGCGTCAGCGGGTTCACCGCGGCCCTGCTGGGACTCGTAGCCATCGGGGCGATGATCCACGAACCGGTCCTCATACCCTCGCTGGCCGCCAGTGCCGCGGTTCTCCACAGCACCCCCACCCTGCCCACGGCCCAGCCCCGCAGCGTCATCGTCGGGCATCTCCTCGGCGCCGCGGCCGGGTACGCGGCCCTCGCGCTGTCACACAGCAGTCCCTGGACCGCGGCGCTCGCCGGCGGAGCCACCCTCGCCGCGACGACCCTCGCCCGCAGCCCGCACTCCCCCGCGTGCGCCACCTCCGTCATCGTCGTACTCCAGACTCCGGCCCCCGCCCGGTTCGTCCCCCTGCTGCTCGGCGCCACCACGGTCCTCACCCTGGCGGGCATGGCCGCCTCCCGCGTCCGGCGCGGAGCGCCGCGCTACCCCGTCTACTGGTGGTAG
- a CDS encoding MFS transporter has protein sequence MISVLRNRTYRRLFTAQVIALTGTGLATVALGLLAYDIAGARAGSVLGTALAIKMAAYVAIAPAIGAVADRLPRRTLMAGADLIRAAVALTLPFVDQIWQVYVLIFALQAASAAFTPTFQAVIPDVLPEERDYTRALSLSRLAYDMESLFSPALAAALLAFMNYNWLFLGTMGGFVASAVLVVSAVLPKPARPSARTKDGVRPKAATAGARLFFATPSLRALLSLNLAVAAAGAVVTVNTVVYVRDHLGRTTGDVALALGAYGAGSMLVALLLPRVLARVEDRTVMLRGALLLTVVFGALGAVTAAGSGGWRWPALLAVWAAFGAACSTVLTPTGRLIRRVAPPEGRTSAFAAQFSLSHACWLLTYPLAGWLGATAGLRAAVIALGAIASGAAVLAVRLWPSGDGGERPHVHSGLTPGHPHLAGAAQVSGGWRHHHRPVADRLHAHCPAGTSGPLG, from the coding sequence ATGATTTCCGTGCTGCGCAACCGCACCTACCGCCGCCTGTTCACCGCCCAGGTCATCGCCCTGACCGGAACCGGGCTGGCCACCGTCGCCCTGGGCCTGCTCGCGTACGACATCGCGGGGGCCCGGGCGGGCTCCGTACTGGGCACGGCCCTGGCCATCAAGATGGCGGCCTACGTGGCGATCGCTCCGGCGATCGGCGCCGTCGCGGACCGCCTGCCCCGCCGCACCCTGATGGCCGGGGCCGACCTGATCCGGGCGGCGGTCGCCCTGACCCTGCCGTTCGTCGACCAGATCTGGCAGGTCTACGTCCTGATCTTCGCGCTCCAGGCCGCCTCGGCCGCCTTCACGCCCACCTTCCAGGCCGTGATCCCCGATGTCCTGCCCGAGGAACGCGACTACACCCGCGCCCTGTCGCTCTCCCGCCTCGCCTACGACATGGAGAGCCTCTTCAGCCCGGCACTGGCCGCCGCCCTGCTCGCCTTCATGAACTACAACTGGCTGTTCCTGGGCACGATGGGCGGCTTTGTCGCCTCCGCCGTACTGGTGGTCTCCGCGGTCCTGCCGAAGCCGGCCCGGCCCTCCGCCCGCACGAAGGACGGAGTACGCCCGAAGGCGGCCACCGCCGGCGCCCGCCTGTTCTTCGCCACGCCGAGCCTGCGCGCCCTGCTGTCCCTGAACCTGGCCGTCGCCGCCGCCGGCGCCGTGGTCACCGTCAACACCGTCGTCTACGTACGCGACCACCTCGGGCGGACCACGGGCGACGTCGCCCTCGCCCTCGGCGCGTACGGAGCGGGCTCGATGCTCGTCGCGCTCCTGCTCCCCCGCGTCCTGGCCCGGGTCGAGGACCGTACGGTGATGCTCCGAGGCGCACTCCTGCTGACGGTCGTGTTCGGCGCCCTGGGCGCCGTCACGGCAGCCGGCAGCGGCGGCTGGCGCTGGCCCGCGCTGCTCGCCGTGTGGGCGGCCTTCGGCGCCGCATGCTCGACGGTCCTCACCCCGACCGGCCGGCTCATCCGCCGCGTGGCCCCGCCCGAGGGCCGTACGTCGGCATTCGCCGCGCAGTTCTCGCTGTCGCACGCCTGCTGGTTGCTGACCTATCCGCTCGCCGGCTGGCTGGGGGCGACCGCCGGACTCCGGGCCGCTGTGATCGCCCTGGGCGCGATCGCGTCCGGCGCGGCGGTCCTGGCCGTACGACTGTGGCCGTCGGGCGACGGCGGCGAGCGACCGCACGTCCACTCGGGTCTGACCCCCGGCCACCCCCACCTGGCCGGGGCGGCACAGGTGTCCGGCGGCTGGAGGCACCACCACCGTCCGGTCGCGGACCGCCTGCACGCGCACTGCCCGGCGGGCACGAGCGGGCCCCTCGGCTGA
- a CDS encoding ArsR/SmtB family transcription factor, translating to MPMSEPAPVATHPHLRTPDDARLAEAAGVFALLSDATRLHLLWLLALEESDVGSLAERCTASRTAVSQHLAKLRLAGLVEGRKEGRFVFYRLSDGHLRRLVLEALSHADHRVTGEAPHD from the coding sequence ATGCCCATGAGCGAACCCGCCCCAGTTGCCACGCATCCGCACCTGCGCACGCCGGACGATGCCCGCCTGGCCGAGGCGGCCGGGGTTTTCGCGCTCCTCTCCGACGCCACCCGTCTGCACCTGCTGTGGCTGCTGGCCCTGGAGGAGTCCGACGTGGGCTCCCTCGCCGAACGGTGCACCGCCTCGCGGACCGCGGTGAGCCAGCACCTGGCCAAGCTGCGTCTGGCCGGCCTGGTGGAGGGACGCAAGGAGGGCCGGTTCGTCTTCTACCGGCTGAGCGACGGGCACCTGCGGCGCCTGGTTCTCGAAGCCCTGAGCCATGCCGACCACCGGGTGACGGGCGAGGCCCCGCACGACTGA